The nucleotide sequence GTGCCAGCAGTGAAATGGCCATCACGATATCTGGCGACATCATGACCACGAACAGCATGCCGTTGACAAAACTTTTTCCCTTAAACTGGTAACGGAACAGGGCAACGGCAGTCAGGCTGCCGATGATGGCAGCCGCGGTTGCAGAGTAAACGGCAATATTCAGTGAGTGCCAGGCCGCCTGCATCAAGCTGTCATTGTTCACCAGTTGCTCATACCACTTGGTGGTAAAGCCGCCCCATTTCATGCCAAATTTACTGGCATTGAATGAGTTCACAATAAGAATAATGATGGGAATGTACAGGAATGCGTACACTACCGACATCAGACTGACTTTGAAAAAACGTCCCACAGTTAGTCTAACTCCACTTTACGATTGAGCAGCTTGCCGGCCCGGTAATAGGCATACAGCAGAATTGCCATTGAAATAGTCAGTGCGATGCTTGTTGCAGCACCGAAAGGCCAGTCACGGGCGTTCAATACCTGACTCTTGATCACGTTACCAATAAGCAGGTTCTTGGCACCACCGAGCAAGTCGGAAATGTAGAACATCCCCATAGCCGGCAAGAACACCAGCAGACAGCCCGCAATCACGCCAGGCATGGTTAATGGTGCGATAACACGAATAAACGTCTGAACTTTGTTCGCGCCCAGATCACGAGCGGCTTCGATATAGGTGTTATCCAGCTTTTCAATCGCGGAATACAAGGGCAGCACCATGAATGGCAGTAAGATATAAACCAGACCAATCATGACCGCATACTCTGTGTACATAATACGCAGTGGCTTATCAATAATCCCTAAACCCATCAGGCTGCTGTTAAACACGCCCTGGGTTCCCAGCATGATTTTCAGGCCGTAAGTCCGGATCAGTGAGTTGGTCCAGAAGGGGACGATCACCAGAAACAGCATGAAAGGGCGCCATTTTTCCGGCATTTTCGCAATACTGTAGGCAAATGGATAACCCACCAGCAGACATAAGATCGTTGCCATGCCTGCCATGTAGAACGAATGCAACATCACCTGACCATACAAAGGGTCAAATAAGCGCGCGTAGTTTTCCAGCGTGAAGGTTAAATCAATCAGATTCGCATCGTCACGGGTCAGAAAACTGGTGCCAATAATCATCAGGTTCGGGATGAACACAAATATCAGTAACCATCCGACGATGACCGAAATGATGATATTTTGCAGATTAAGCTTTTTCGTCATCAGCCAGTACCACTTCCCAACTTTCAACCCAGGTGATAGCAACTTTTTGATCCAGGGAGTGGTCCACATCCGGATCATCTTCGTTGAAGAATTCACTCACCATGACAGATTTGCCTGTTTCAATCTCAACGACCGAATCCAGTGTCATCCCTTTATAGGTCCGCTCACGGACATGGCCCATCAGACCCCAGCTTTCTTCGTTTTCGTTGATTTCTTCCAAGCGGATATCTTCAGGGCGAAGCAGCACCTTCAGCGGATCATCCTGCTTTACATCAAGATCACAATGGATCACGGCTTCACGGCCTTCCACAATGGCTTTGATGCGTTTTTCGTCAATGCGATCGACCACAGTGGCATCGAACACATTAATTTCACCGATAAAACGGGCAACAAACAGGTTGCTGGGTTCTTCGTAGATTTCACGAGGTGTACCGTCTTGCTCAATGCGTCCGTCACGCATCACGATAATGCGATCTGACATCGACAAGGCTTCTT is from Photobacterium sp. TLY01 and encodes:
- the potB gene encoding spermidine/putrescine ABC transporter permease PotB, which produces MTKKLNLQNIIISVIVGWLLIFVFIPNLMIIGTSFLTRDDANLIDLTFTLENYARLFDPLYGQVMLHSFYMAGMATILCLLVGYPFAYSIAKMPEKWRPFMLFLVIVPFWTNSLIRTYGLKIMLGTQGVFNSSLMGLGIIDKPLRIMYTEYAVMIGLVYILLPFMVLPLYSAIEKLDNTYIEAARDLGANKVQTFIRVIAPLTMPGVIAGCLLVFLPAMGMFYISDLLGGAKNLLIGNVIKSQVLNARDWPFGAATSIALTISMAILLYAYYRAGKLLNRKVELD